A genomic region of Ictidomys tridecemlineatus isolate mIctTri1 chromosome 10, mIctTri1.hap1, whole genome shotgun sequence contains the following coding sequences:
- the Dexi gene encoding dexamethasone-induced protein, which produces MPGARVAAHLDSLGPLVSYVQPPLLPSMFYVGLFFVNVLILYYAFLMEYIVLNVGLVFLPEDLDQALVDLGVLSDPGSGLYDTDSELDVFDGYLE; this is translated from the coding sequence ATGCCCGGCGCGCGGGTCGCAGCCCACCTGGACTCTCTGGGGCCCCTGGTGTCGTACGTGCAGCCGCCGCTGCTGCCCTCTATGTTCTACGTGGGCCTCTTCTTCGTCAATGTGCTGATCCTCTACTACGCCTTCCTCATGGAGTACATCGTCCTCAACGTGGGCCTCGTCTTCCTGCCCGAGGACTTGGACCAAGCGCTCGTGGACCTCGGCGTGCTCTCCGACCCCGGCTCCGGCCTCTACGACACCGACTCGGAGCTCGACGTCTTCGATGGATACTTGGAGTAG